Proteins from one Aureimonas sp. SA4125 genomic window:
- a CDS encoding sugar phosphate isomerase/epimerase family protein produces the protein MNPVGLISMQYARPFTAEHFPLFVRMKKLGFDFVELLVPEPGELDTRETAKALSDAGLGVVLAARVNLQRNLSSAEPDAHRGGVDYLRYTVDCAIELGATIVGGPLTGNPLVFAGRPPAPVTEEERLARKARCVEGLKAAGAHAAGTGVTLAVEPLNRFESDVLCTTQQAIELLDAVDHPSVQLMLDTFHMAMEEASIAEAILLGGARIRHFQANENHRGFPGTGSVDWVSVFRALHEVGYRGPISLEPFRRNDDRFGVPFAQWRPPHEDESERLAASAAFIKSHLALTEFRR, from the coding sequence ATGAACCCGGTCGGGTTGATCTCCATGCAATATGCGAGGCCTTTCACGGCCGAGCATTTCCCGCTTTTTGTCAGGATGAAGAAGCTCGGCTTCGATTTCGTCGAACTGCTCGTTCCCGAGCCCGGCGAACTCGACACGCGCGAGACGGCCAAGGCGCTTTCCGATGCCGGCCTCGGCGTCGTGCTCGCCGCGCGCGTCAATCTCCAGCGCAACCTTTCCTCGGCCGAGCCGGACGCCCATCGGGGCGGTGTCGACTATCTGCGCTACACCGTCGACTGCGCCATCGAGCTCGGCGCCACGATCGTCGGCGGGCCGCTCACGGGGAATCCCCTCGTCTTTGCCGGACGCCCGCCCGCACCGGTGACGGAAGAGGAGCGGCTGGCCCGCAAGGCCCGCTGCGTCGAAGGCCTGAAAGCCGCCGGCGCCCATGCGGCCGGAACGGGCGTGACGCTTGCCGTCGAGCCGCTGAACCGCTTCGAAAGCGATGTCCTCTGCACGACGCAGCAGGCGATCGAGTTGCTCGACGCCGTCGATCACCCGTCCGTCCAGCTGATGCTCGACACCTTCCACATGGCGATGGAGGAAGCGTCCATCGCCGAGGCGATTCTCCTTGGCGGGGCGCGCATCCGGCACTTCCAGGCCAACGAGAACCATCGCGGCTTTCCCGGAACCGGCTCGGTCGACTGGGTGTCTGTCTTCCGCGCTCTCCACGAGGTCGGCTATCGCGGTCCCATCTCGCTGGAACCGTTCCGCCGGAACGACGACCGCTTCGGCGTGCCGTTCGCGCAGTGGCGCCCGCCGCACGAAGACGAAAGCGAGCGGCTCGCCGCCAGCGCGGCGTTCATAAAGTCTCACCTCGCACTGACGGAATTCAGACGATGA
- a CDS encoding Gfo/Idh/MocA family oxidoreductase, with amino-acid sequence MTLRIGWIGCGLHATQMLLPQLLRHDVEIAALCDIDADRLKVAGRQFGVSTLTSDAHALIATSGLDAIGMAVGPDQHLTFGKAALQKGLPVFMEKPPSGSAAGARELAEASRRSGKPLLVGFMKRYSVGNKIAHNVLKSGRFGDVLGLTGYYMTAPGYFTGNVDYTGFLLHHCVHYMDLVSHLVSPVTKITARKVEKTPGHILFHVGFDFECGAIGTVVMGTVQSRGTPVERIEIMGDHQRLEIDDVVEVRWHRNPPFKVSDPAATLLDAEDSLTWKPNFTAAANEDYKGYHALLADVVPGLLGEATPAPTIHDGVIAMERLEEMRRQLAI; translated from the coding sequence ATGACACTTCGGATCGGTTGGATCGGCTGCGGCCTTCATGCAACGCAGATGCTGCTGCCGCAGCTCCTGCGTCACGACGTGGAGATCGCCGCGCTCTGCGATATCGACGCCGATCGCCTGAAGGTGGCGGGGCGTCAGTTCGGCGTCTCCACGTTGACCTCGGATGCGCATGCGCTCATCGCCACGAGCGGCCTCGACGCGATCGGAATGGCCGTCGGCCCGGACCAGCATCTCACCTTCGGCAAGGCGGCACTGCAGAAGGGCCTTCCCGTCTTCATGGAAAAGCCGCCCTCCGGCTCGGCCGCGGGGGCGCGCGAGCTCGCGGAGGCTTCGCGGCGCTCGGGCAAGCCGCTCCTGGTCGGCTTCATGAAACGCTATTCTGTCGGCAACAAGATTGCCCACAACGTATTGAAGTCCGGCCGCTTCGGCGATGTGCTCGGCCTGACCGGCTACTACATGACAGCGCCCGGCTACTTCACCGGCAACGTCGACTATACCGGGTTCCTGTTGCACCATTGCGTCCACTACATGGACCTGGTCTCGCATCTCGTTTCGCCGGTCACGAAGATCACGGCCCGCAAGGTCGAGAAAACCCCTGGCCACATCCTCTTCCATGTCGGCTTTGACTTCGAATGCGGGGCGATTGGCACGGTCGTCATGGGCACGGTCCAGTCTCGCGGCACACCCGTCGAGCGCATCGAGATCATGGGAGACCATCAGCGCCTCGAGATCGATGACGTGGTCGAGGTGCGCTGGCACCGCAATCCGCCCTTCAAGGTGTCCGATCCCGCCGCGACGCTTCTCGACGCGGAAGACTCGCTCACATGGAAGCCGAACTTCACCGCCGCCGCCAACGAGGATTACAAGGGCTATCATGCTCTCCTGGCGGACGTGGTCCCCGGCCTCCTGGGCGAGGCGACACCGGCGCCGACGATTCATGACGGTGTCATTGCCATGGAACGTCTGGAGGAAATGCGGCGCCAGCTTGCAATCTAG
- a CDS encoding phosphotransferase, translating to MAQPPHAPENDVLNAHWEPCAIAQVEELALTVFGKVGVAKRLSSERDETFQLATDDGNFTLKIANPVEDVLSLAFQADVLLHLAKTTLLVPVPRLVPTLDGQASFALPVPDGSRVVQLLTYLEGELMGATPASAKQCHALGLALGSLSAGLAGATARPPAGKLLWDLSHFADLASLLGFVDAARRPVIQRVLDDFSGRVLPGLGDLPAQVIHNDFNPYNILVDPQRPDAVVGIIDFGDMVHGPRVNDLAVAAAYHLSGEDWAEKLSALLRGFGAVVPLTPAETEVLPTLIAARLAMTMIITEWRASLRPDESAYILRNHRSACLGLAHLSEAPEADLRQLIHDSCKA from the coding sequence ATGGCTCAGCCGCCTCATGCCCCCGAGAATGATGTTCTCAACGCACATTGGGAGCCTTGCGCGATTGCGCAGGTCGAGGAGCTGGCCCTGACGGTGTTCGGCAAGGTCGGCGTCGCGAAACGCCTGTCGAGCGAGCGCGACGAGACGTTCCAGCTGGCGACCGACGACGGGAATTTCACCCTCAAGATCGCGAACCCGGTCGAGGACGTACTATCCCTGGCGTTTCAGGCGGACGTGCTCCTGCATCTGGCAAAGACAACCCTCCTCGTTCCCGTGCCGCGCCTGGTGCCGACCCTCGACGGTCAGGCGAGCTTTGCGCTTCCGGTGCCGGATGGCAGCCGGGTGGTGCAGCTCCTGACCTATCTCGAGGGAGAGCTGATGGGGGCGACCCCGGCCAGTGCGAAGCAGTGCCACGCGCTGGGTCTGGCGCTTGGCAGCCTGTCGGCCGGACTGGCCGGCGCCACGGCGCGACCGCCCGCGGGCAAGCTCCTGTGGGACCTGTCGCATTTCGCGGATCTCGCCTCGCTGCTCGGCTTCGTCGATGCCGCGCGACGGCCGGTCATCCAGCGGGTCCTCGACGACTTTTCCGGCCGCGTCCTGCCCGGCCTCGGCGATCTGCCGGCGCAGGTGATCCACAACGACTTCAATCCCTACAACATCCTCGTCGACCCCCAGCGGCCGGACGCGGTCGTCGGCATCATCGACTTCGGCGACATGGTTCACGGCCCGAGGGTGAACGATCTGGCGGTGGCGGCCGCCTACCATCTCAGCGGCGAGGATTGGGCGGAAAAGCTGTCCGCCCTGCTGCGCGGCTTCGGCGCCGTGGTGCCGCTGACGCCTGCCGAGACCGAGGTTCTGCCGACGCTCATCGCCGCGCGGCTGGCGATGACCATGATCATCACCGAATGGCGCGCCTCGCTGCGGCCGGACGAGAGCGCTTACATCCTGCGCAACCACCGGTCCGCCTGTCTCGGCCTCGCGCACCTGTCCGAGGCGCCCGAAGCCGATCTCCGCCAGCTCATTCACGACAGTTGCAAGGCCTGA
- a CDS encoding GntR family transcriptional regulator has product MSDFQPIDRSSLYEGVYARLALALTEGALKPDDKLRIRTLSDQFGVSVTPVRDAILRLVEAHALEWRGPKDIRVPRMTARQLDEVRLIRLRLEGLAARLAAQNIDRPGLLALAGVVADNERARSAGNIAAAVRLNREFHFSICEAAGLPVLRGMIQSLWLRMGPLIASVYELGGEAMIRHHYDILRAIEEGDGDAADTAIQADINDAVKFFELAGILGNGP; this is encoded by the coding sequence ATGAGTGACTTTCAGCCAATCGACCGCAGCAGCCTGTACGAAGGCGTCTACGCCAGGCTTGCGCTCGCGCTGACCGAGGGGGCGCTGAAACCGGACGACAAGCTGCGCATCCGGACGCTGTCGGACCAGTTCGGCGTCAGCGTCACACCGGTACGGGACGCGATCCTGCGCCTGGTCGAGGCACATGCGCTGGAGTGGCGTGGCCCGAAAGATATCCGGGTGCCGCGAATGACGGCGCGGCAGCTGGACGAGGTCCGATTGATCCGGTTGCGGCTCGAAGGGCTGGCAGCGCGGCTGGCGGCCCAGAACATCGATCGGCCGGGCCTCCTCGCCCTTGCCGGGGTCGTTGCAGACAACGAGCGGGCACGATCGGCCGGAAATATTGCCGCGGCGGTGCGCCTGAACCGCGAATTCCACTTCAGCATCTGCGAAGCCGCCGGCCTGCCGGTGCTGCGTGGCATGATCCAGAGCCTCTGGCTTCGCATGGGTCCCCTGATCGCGTCAGTCTACGAACTCGGCGGGGAGGCGATGATCCGTCACCACTACGACATCCTGCGGGCGATCGAGGAGGGGGACGGCGACGCGGCCGATACCGCCATCCAGGCCGACATCAACGACGCCGTGAAGTTTTTCGAGCTTGCTGGAATTCTGGGGAACGGGCCGTAG
- a CDS encoding SDR family NAD(P)-dependent oxidoreductase, with translation MDLGLKGLKALVTGGTKGIGWAIAETLAREGCDVAICARNAGEVAAAADRLGAFGGRATGAVVDVSDGPALKAWVAEVGADFGGVDIVVANVSALSIGAEEESWNKEFQTDLMGTVRLVEAAMPFLEKSGKGSIVTVSSVSGREIDFTAGPYGTMKAAIIHYTQGLAYQLAAKGIRANTASPGNTKFPGGIWDQIETGNPKLFAESLALNPTGRMATPQEIANGVVFLASPAASFVSGTNLVIDGALTRGVQF, from the coding sequence ATGGATCTCGGCTTGAAGGGCCTCAAAGCACTCGTCACCGGCGGCACCAAAGGGATTGGCTGGGCCATTGCCGAAACGCTTGCCCGGGAAGGCTGCGACGTCGCAATCTGCGCGCGCAATGCCGGGGAGGTGGCGGCCGCGGCCGACAGGCTGGGAGCTTTCGGCGGCCGGGCCACCGGCGCCGTGGTGGACGTGTCCGACGGGCCGGCTCTGAAGGCGTGGGTCGCCGAGGTTGGTGCGGACTTCGGCGGCGTCGACATTGTCGTCGCAAATGTCAGCGCTCTTTCCATCGGGGCTGAAGAAGAGAGCTGGAACAAGGAATTCCAGACCGATCTGATGGGCACCGTTCGCCTCGTCGAAGCCGCGATGCCCTTTCTAGAGAAGAGCGGGAAGGGGTCGATCGTCACAGTTTCCAGCGTGTCCGGCCGCGAGATCGACTTCACCGCCGGGCCATACGGCACGATGAAGGCGGCCATAATCCATTACACCCAAGGGTTGGCCTACCAGCTTGCCGCCAAGGGTATCCGCGCGAATACGGCCTCGCCCGGCAATACCAAATTTCCCGGCGGCATCTGGGATCAGATCGAGACGGGCAACCCGAAACTCTTCGCAGAGTCGCTCGCCCTCAACCCCACGGGACGGATGGCGACGCCGCAGGAAATCGCCAACGGCGTCGTGTTTCTCGCTTCGCCTGCGGCCAGCTTCGTCAGCGGCACGAACCTCGTCATCGACGGCGCGCTGACGCGTGGGGTCCAGTTCTGA
- a CDS encoding sugar ABC transporter substrate-binding protein yields MKSLKLLAGALALFTSLGASMAQAETVRFWYHFDNPENPMSALVTKFQTANPDIQIEAENVPWNSYYDNLYTALVGGNAPDAAMVKLFAQPRLIEMGALEPLGGRIDAWPGKAELLDNLLPLNAGPDGSAYYLPIQYVVLYLYYRTDLFEAAGLQPPKTCEEFRTAARTLTKAPDTYGFGFRGGKGGWDQWGSFVLSRGAELKPGGLDNPQAIAANEWLVDMFTKDKSIPPSSPNDGFQEIIGAFKSGKTAMTIHHIGSSKDLVAALGDKVSAVPVPQCDGKAWTSYGDESLAIFADSQVKDAAWKWISFLAEPENNVEFVKATNQLPVTKTGSAGWAGHEKRFVDATLASLPFAAVLPQSSATADFVNTEWQASMQQAMTGQITPAEMMKKLQALFAE; encoded by the coding sequence ATGAAAAGTCTGAAACTTCTTGCCGGGGCGCTTGCCCTCTTCACATCGCTCGGCGCCTCGATGGCGCAAGCGGAGACGGTGCGCTTCTGGTACCATTTCGACAATCCCGAGAACCCGATGTCGGCTCTCGTCACGAAGTTCCAGACGGCCAACCCCGATATCCAGATCGAGGCCGAGAACGTCCCCTGGAACAGCTATTACGACAATCTCTACACCGCGCTCGTCGGCGGCAACGCCCCGGACGCGGCGATGGTGAAGCTCTTTGCCCAGCCGCGCCTGATCGAGATGGGCGCGCTGGAGCCTCTGGGCGGGCGCATCGACGCCTGGCCCGGCAAGGCCGAGCTTCTCGACAATCTGTTGCCCCTCAACGCCGGACCGGACGGCAGCGCCTACTATCTCCCCATCCAGTACGTCGTCCTTTACCTCTACTACCGCACCGACCTCTTCGAGGCAGCCGGCCTGCAGCCCCCGAAAACCTGCGAGGAGTTCCGTACCGCCGCCAGGACCCTGACCAAGGCGCCCGACACTTACGGCTTCGGCTTTCGCGGCGGAAAGGGCGGCTGGGATCAGTGGGGCTCGTTCGTCCTTTCGCGGGGCGCCGAGCTGAAGCCAGGCGGGCTCGACAATCCTCAGGCGATCGCCGCCAACGAGTGGCTGGTCGACATGTTCACCAAGGACAAGTCGATCCCGCCCTCCTCGCCGAACGACGGCTTCCAGGAGATCATCGGCGCCTTCAAGTCCGGCAAGACGGCCATGACGATCCACCATATCGGCTCGTCCAAGGATCTCGTCGCGGCGCTCGGCGACAAGGTATCGGCGGTGCCGGTACCCCAGTGCGACGGGAAGGCCTGGACATCCTATGGCGACGAGTCGCTGGCAATCTTCGCCGATTCGCAAGTGAAGGACGCGGCCTGGAAGTGGATCTCTTTCCTGGCCGAGCCGGAGAACAACGTTGAGTTCGTCAAGGCGACCAACCAGCTGCCGGTGACGAAGACGGGTTCTGCCGGCTGGGCCGGACACGAGAAGCGCTTCGTGGATGCCACGCTCGCCTCGCTGCCCTTCGCGGCGGTCCTGCCGCAGTCTTCCGCGACGGCCGATTTCGTCAACACCGAATGGCAGGCCTCGATGCAGCAGGCGATGACCGGCCAGATCACCCCGGCCGAGATGATGAAGAAGCTGCAGGCGCTCTTCGCCGAATAG
- a CDS encoding aspartate aminotransferase family protein, with protein sequence MTMVNAFGADDFARLSPAEQALIARREKVMGPAYRLFYERPIHIVRGDGVWLYDHDGKAYLDAYNNVASLGHCHPAVVEAITRQTAILNTHTRYLHESVIDYAEQLTATFPTALSQAMLTCTGSEANDLAVRVARSVTGGTGIIVTSLAYHGVTATVSEFSPSLGESVALGPHVRTVAPPDPYRQSPEEARDRFGRDVRGAIDDLRRHGIKPALLIVDTIFSSDGVVPEPRGFLKPAVEAIHHAGGLFVADEVQPGFGRTGDTMWGFERHGVEPDMVTLGKPMGNGYPMAGVVVKPEVIAEFGRRSRYFNTFGGNPVAAAAGIAVLHALSSERLQENALNVGAYIRAGLSRLAEAFPCIGDVRGVGLFIGVEMVSDARAKTPDAAITTRLVNGLRERRVLISASGPHANVLKIRPPMVFSRDNADTLIEAMRDTLAAL encoded by the coding sequence ATGACCATGGTCAACGCTTTCGGCGCCGACGACTTCGCCCGACTCAGCCCGGCCGAGCAGGCGCTCATCGCGCGGCGGGAGAAGGTCATGGGTCCAGCCTACCGGCTCTTCTACGAGCGCCCCATCCACATCGTCCGGGGCGACGGCGTCTGGCTGTACGACCATGACGGCAAGGCCTATCTCGACGCCTACAACAACGTCGCCTCGCTCGGCCATTGCCATCCCGCCGTCGTCGAGGCGATCACCCGGCAGACCGCCATCCTCAACACCCACACCCGCTATCTCCACGAGAGCGTCATCGACTACGCCGAGCAGCTGACGGCGACGTTTCCCACCGCTCTCAGCCAGGCGATGCTGACCTGCACCGGCAGCGAGGCGAACGACCTCGCGGTCCGGGTGGCGCGCTCCGTCACCGGCGGCACCGGCATCATCGTCACCAGCCTCGCCTATCACGGCGTCACCGCGACAGTGTCCGAGTTCTCCCCCTCGCTTGGCGAGTCCGTCGCTCTCGGGCCGCATGTGCGCACGGTCGCGCCGCCCGACCCCTACCGCCAGTCGCCGGAAGAGGCGCGCGACCGGTTTGGCCGCGACGTCCGCGGAGCGATCGACGATCTCCGGCGGCACGGCATCAAGCCGGCCCTGCTCATCGTCGACACGATCTTCTCCAGCGATGGCGTCGTTCCCGAGCCCCGAGGCTTCCTCAAGCCGGCGGTCGAGGCGATCCACCATGCGGGCGGCCTGTTCGTCGCCGACGAGGTGCAGCCGGGCTTCGGGCGCACCGGCGACACGATGTGGGGTTTCGAGCGCCACGGCGTCGAGCCGGACATGGTCACGCTCGGCAAGCCGATGGGCAACGGATATCCGATGGCCGGCGTCGTCGTGAAGCCGGAGGTGATCGCCGAGTTCGGCCGCCGCAGCCGTTACTTCAATACTTTCGGCGGCAATCCGGTCGCGGCGGCCGCCGGCATCGCCGTGCTCCACGCGCTCTCGTCCGAGCGGTTGCAGGAAAATGCCCTGAACGTCGGCGCCTATATCCGCGCCGGCCTGTCCAGGCTCGCCGAGGCGTTTCCCTGCATCGGCGACGTGCGCGGGGTGGGCCTGTTCATCGGCGTCGAGATGGTAAGCGATGCCCGGGCGAAGACGCCCGACGCCGCGATCACGACGCGCCTCGTCAACGGTCTGCGGGAACGACGGGTGCTGATCAGCGCCTCGGGCCCGCACGCCAACGTCCTGAAGATCCGCCCGCCCATGGTATTCTCGCGCGACAATGCCGACACGCTGATCGAGGCCATGCGGGACACGCTCGCGGCCCTGTAA
- a CDS encoding sugar ABC transporter permease, with protein MSTLQDISALEGAPRRRFSREGLTPYALLAPAVLVVLVVVFLPMAEAVMTSFYELILFRPNASHFVGLANYLKLYADPVFWEALGNTALWIGLTVPLQMGLGLLAAILLNREFAWRGLARALVIIPWALPSVVIALMWRWIYDPNIGVLNDLLLYLSVITAAVPWLADPDIAIYAIIATLTWQGFPFFAVMILAALQGIPKSQYEAASIDGASAWRQFRHITLPGIAPVLATAGLLRVIWVANSMDVIFVMTGGGPGYATTTLPLYAFVKARQNLDFGYGSAIAVTFTLILGSVVAIYIARTMREVER; from the coding sequence ATGTCCACGCTTCAAGACATATCCGCGTTGGAAGGCGCGCCGCGACGGCGCTTCTCGCGCGAGGGGCTGACGCCCTACGCGCTTCTGGCGCCGGCGGTCCTCGTCGTTCTCGTCGTCGTCTTCCTGCCGATGGCGGAAGCGGTGATGACGAGCTTCTACGAACTGATCCTGTTTCGCCCCAATGCGAGCCACTTCGTCGGGCTCGCCAATTACCTCAAGCTCTATGCCGATCCCGTCTTCTGGGAAGCGCTCGGCAACACCGCGCTTTGGATCGGCCTCACCGTGCCGCTGCAGATGGGGCTGGGGCTCCTCGCGGCCATTCTCCTGAATCGCGAGTTCGCCTGGCGGGGTCTCGCCCGCGCGCTCGTCATCATTCCCTGGGCGCTGCCGAGCGTGGTGATCGCGTTGATGTGGCGCTGGATCTACGATCCCAATATCGGCGTCCTCAACGATCTTCTCCTCTATCTCTCCGTCATCACCGCGGCCGTGCCATGGCTCGCCGATCCCGACATCGCGATCTATGCCATCATCGCCACGCTGACCTGGCAGGGCTTTCCGTTCTTCGCCGTGATGATCCTTGCGGCCCTCCAGGGCATCCCGAAGAGCCAGTACGAAGCCGCCTCGATCGACGGCGCCAGCGCCTGGCGTCAGTTCCGCCACATCACCTTGCCCGGCATCGCCCCCGTACTCGCCACCGCCGGACTGCTCCGGGTCATCTGGGTGGCGAACTCGATGGACGTCATCTTTGTCATGACCGGCGGCGGCCCCGGCTACGCTACGACGACGCTGCCGCTCTACGCCTTCGTGAAGGCGCGCCAGAACCTCGACTTCGGCTACGGCTCCGCGATCGCAGTGACCTTCACGCTCATTCTTGGCTCCGTCGTCGCGATCTACATCGCCCGCACGATGCGGGAGGTCGAACGATGA
- a CDS encoding alpha/beta hydrolase, protein MSTVEAPPAFATELAPEMAALMARMAAEDGPQPDPTLLQPAEGRRVAEEGNRRWNVDLPPMERVGTAVVSADAVLGSADTRLLAIVPPNAGAGAILFVHGGGFAFCSPESHERCARVLATEAGLPVILPDYRLAPEHPYPAGLLDVVAAWRSAFAATARFGVRPGPLVLAGDSAGAGLCVSAMLHEAGRLRADAALLFYGVYAADFETPSYRIFADGPGLTRAKMQRYWAYYLADETARRSPLVSPLLAEDSALAALPPLHLMAAGIDPLLSDTLGLEARLAACGRTERTTIVPGVVHGFLQMSNELPQAREALGRAADFVRGLS, encoded by the coding sequence ATGAGCACCGTCGAAGCTCCCCCGGCCTTCGCGACCGAGCTTGCGCCCGAGATGGCTGCGTTGATGGCTCGGATGGCTGCGGAAGACGGACCGCAGCCGGATCCGACGCTCCTGCAGCCGGCGGAAGGAAGGCGCGTCGCGGAAGAGGGAAACAGGCGCTGGAACGTCGACCTGCCGCCGATGGAGCGCGTGGGGACGGCCGTCGTGTCCGCGGATGCCGTCCTCGGCTCGGCCGATACCCGTCTCCTGGCGATCGTTCCCCCGAACGCCGGAGCGGGTGCGATTCTCTTCGTCCATGGCGGCGGTTTCGCCTTCTGCAGCCCGGAAAGTCACGAGCGCTGCGCGCGGGTTCTCGCCACCGAAGCCGGCTTGCCTGTGATCCTGCCGGATTACCGACTGGCGCCCGAGCATCCCTATCCCGCGGGGCTGCTCGACGTCGTCGCCGCCTGGCGCTCGGCGTTTGCGGCAACGGCACGCTTCGGCGTTCGTCCCGGGCCGCTGGTGCTGGCGGGCGACAGCGCCGGCGCCGGCCTTTGCGTCTCGGCGATGCTCCACGAGGCCGGGCGGCTTCGGGCCGATGCAGCCCTTCTCTTCTACGGCGTCTATGCCGCCGATTTCGAGACGCCGTCCTATCGGATCTTCGCGGACGGGCCGGGCCTCACGCGCGCGAAGATGCAGCGCTACTGGGCCTACTACCTCGCGGACGAAACGGCGCGTCGGTCGCCGCTCGTATCGCCGCTTCTGGCCGAAGATTCGGCGCTCGCCGCCCTTCCGCCGCTGCATCTGATGGCGGCCGGCATCGACCCGCTTCTCAGCGACACGCTGGGTCTGGAGGCGCGGCTTGCCGCTTGCGGCCGGACGGAGCGCACGACGATCGTACCGGGAGTCGTGCACGGCTTCCTGCAGATGAGCAACGAACTACCCCAGGCGCGGGAGGCGCTGGGGCGGGCGGCGGATTTTGTCCGCGGCCTTTCCTGA
- a CDS encoding carbohydrate ABC transporter permease has protein sequence MNRQSFLKRLLTTHIPVALIVLLALGPFAWMILTSLTPSAEIVSQGVSVGPSGWSTDNYVRLLRQTSFLDNMGHSFIVAFGTVVLGLLVSVTAAYAFSRFRFAGRKALMLQFLLVNMFPIVLLILPLFIMMRRLGILDTHIGLIIANATTAIPFAVWMLTSYIGAIPKSLDEAAMIDGCSRLTALRRVVLPLALPGIISTGIYIFITAWNEYLYALTLGGRNVRTVTVAIQTLIGEFQIEWGLLAAGGVVGALPVTILFLLVQRRLVGGLTQGAVKG, from the coding sequence ATGAACCGCCAGAGCTTCCTGAAGCGTCTCCTGACGACGCACATTCCGGTCGCGCTGATCGTCCTTCTGGCACTCGGTCCCTTTGCCTGGATGATCCTGACCTCGCTGACCCCCTCGGCCGAAATCGTCTCGCAGGGCGTCTCGGTCGGTCCGTCCGGCTGGAGCACGGACAATTACGTGCGGCTGCTCAGGCAGACGTCCTTCCTGGACAATATGGGCCACAGCTTCATCGTCGCGTTCGGAACGGTGGTTCTCGGTCTTCTCGTATCGGTAACGGCGGCCTATGCCTTTTCGCGCTTCCGCTTCGCAGGGCGAAAGGCGCTGATGCTGCAGTTCCTCCTCGTCAACATGTTCCCGATCGTCCTCCTCATCCTGCCGCTCTTCATCATGATGCGGCGGCTCGGCATTCTCGACACGCATATCGGGCTCATCATCGCGAATGCGACGACGGCCATTCCCTTCGCGGTCTGGATGCTGACGAGCTATATCGGGGCGATTCCCAAAAGCCTCGACGAGGCCGCGATGATCGACGGCTGCTCGCGCCTCACCGCCCTTCGGCGGGTGGTCCTGCCGCTGGCGCTGCCCGGCATCATCTCGACGGGCATCTATATCTTCATCACGGCCTGGAACGAGTATCTCTACGCGCTGACGCTGGGCGGGCGAAACGTGCGCACCGTCACCGTCGCCATCCAGACGCTGATCGGCGAGTTCCAGATCGAATGGGGCCTGCTCGCGGCTGGCGGCGTCGTCGGCGCCCTTCCCGTCACGATCCTCTTCCTCCTCGTCCAACGCCGACTCGTCGGCGGCCTCACGCAAGGCGCGGTCAAGGGCTGA